The Kryptolebias marmoratus isolate JLee-2015 linkage group LG9, ASM164957v2, whole genome shotgun sequence nucleotide sequence TGAAATTGACGAGCTGAGGACAACTAGCAATAGTTAGCCATGTTAACAGCTACGGCTAACctaaaaaaagggagaaaaaaaaacatcacgtCCTTGCGTCCTCCATCTTGCCTCGGGAGTTCCAGTGCCGTATTGCATAAGCAACAAAcacttttgtttacaaatatatGAGGAGTAAGTAAGCAGAAATAGCAAGACGGGTTTTTTTGCGGATCGAACTGTGTATTTTGTGCAGTTGTGCCTAAAATCCTAGTTCGCCAGATGAAAGTAGCGACGTACCGCGAGAGCTCGGCTCAGGCAGACATCCGCGCTCCGAGCTCCCCTACAGCTAGCATGGCTAACGAGACGGCTAGCAAAATACAAATCAACTAAGTTCCAGATAGCTCTCCGCCATTTTACAGCTAACTTACCTGGTTCTGAAATGTAGTCCCGGTCCAATCCTAACTTTTATTACACTTATACAGCCCCTGTCTTAATCCCGCTACAATtctgaggggagaaaaaaaagagtttaaaagtcGCGGTCAGAGGCGGTTTCGGACGTTCTCACCCCGCTCGCTCCGTAGTTCGGTTTGTTGTTTCGACGACCTGGGAGGAGGAAATCCTGGTGCAGAGCTACCACCTAGCGGCCGTATTACCCGCATCAGATGCACTGTAGCTGGCCTGACACCTAGTGGTGGAAGACGAGTACTGCAGCTTCACTTTATATAGGGGCCGGCCTTATGTGAGCgccaatgagaaaaaaatgtctgggaAGGCAACTTcaccaaaaatatatattttacaataGTATATATTTTAGAGTAGGTCATACCCAACAGCTTGGTGTCCAAACTGCACAACCTTACCCTGAGCTCCACCATCTGCAGCTGGACTCTGTATTTCCTGACCCTCAGTCTGTCAAGTTGGGGAACTACACCACCTCCACCACGAACACCGGTGCCCCCCAAGGATGTGTGATGAGCCCTCTCTGCACGTGACTGTCAGCCTGTCCACGCAACAAATACCATCATTAAGTGCTGATCTTCGTCGATGATGAATCAGCATACAGGAGAGGGACAGAAAACCTGACAACCTGGTGCACCGCCAGCGATCTCATCCTGAACAGCAAAAAGACCAAGGAGATTGTGGTGGACTGCAGGAGGTCCAGAGGGTCTGCTCCAACCCCTGTGATCATCAATGGAGAGGCAGTGGAGAGAGTCCCCAGCTTCAGGTTTCTGAGCGTTTACATCACTGAGGACCTCTGCTGGATAACACACGCACCCCACGTCACAGGCAGGACACAACACCTCGACTTCCTGAGGATGCTAAGGAACCTCCTCCTCAGAATCTCCTCGTGAAGTTTTATCGGTGCGTGGAGGAGAGCGTCCGGACGTGCTACATCGCGGCATGGTATGCAGAATGCCTCAAGAGGGAGCAGAAGGCACTGCAGAGGGCCATGGGGTCCGATCTACCTGCCATGAGCCACGTCTTTGAGACCCAATGTCACAGCAGGGCTCAGACCATTACCCAAGACCTGATCCACCCTGCACCACCATCTCTCCACCAGAGAATCAAGATTATTCAGCCACCAGCTACaagactgaaaaacagcttcatcCCAAGAGCTGTAGGACTCtaacacacacattttgagACTGTCAATGTAAATGTTCCTCGTTTACTTAttgttctcatttctgtttgttaataTCTTGTTACTAGccttattttctttcttggtCTGGGAATAAAAGAATTTTGTTGTAACACTGGCAACAGTCATGCaatcacaattttaaaaaaaacaaaaacatatcctTTAGAATAGTTCTTTTACGTCAAAAATTGCATCACACACCAGAAATTTGTACATCTGTATtcaatttacaataaatttttGATAATtactcagctgctgcagccaagCTGCTTTTGTTAATTAGTAAgttccccccccctccccccatttCAGGTTAACACAGACGTGAGTTTTTAACGTTTTCTGTAAAACGTCAACATAAAATGGCcgcatcaaaataaaaatcaagttttcaacccattttaaatgagtccgctgaaacaaaaaggaactgACTGCAGTTTAACGACAAACAcacttcagatttatttatttttggttgcaCAACAAATTGAAAGGacagaatgacaaaaataatcatAGCACACCGATTAAACCCGGGCCCTAACATAGAGCTCGTCAGTTATTATTTAAAGTCTTGAGCAACTCACAATATTAGGACACAGATTATTTtaatctgataaataaaaacagatctaaaaagaaaatacacaagaCTACAGATATGAAAGACTGAAAAACCTGATTAGCTTGACATCCTTTGTCCAGCTCAGTTAAAGTATAATGTATGATTACACATATAAACCTAAAGAAACACACCTCTAATCTAAAAGTGTCACATAATGAGAGCTGTCctttagtgtgtttttaaaagtctgttaGGAATgacccaaaataaaacaaaaagcacttcAGCTACCTTTAAAATTATCCTTTTAACAACTTTTTACAATAGTAGTGATTGTGAAAATATTTCTTGTGATATGtggtaaatatttaattacAATATATATAACAACTATTAAAATACAGAACACCTATTATACATATATTGTTAAATTACAACATTCAATTCTTTTCCATATCCACCTCGCTCTGTTAAGGGTCGTGGTGAATCTTGGAGCTTATtacgccctggacaggtcgcccGTCTTTCACAGGCCTGACGCAGACAGACGAGAAACAACCACGTGCGCTCACACTCACACAGTCAGCTTGGACCTCCAGTTCACTCAACTTGCatgttttggactgtgggaTATAACCAGGATGcctgggacacacacacataaacagaaacatACACACTCCACACAAGGTTCAATCTGGGAGCTTTCTTACTGAGGTGTCAGGTGTGGCGGGCACAACATCATTAAAAGGAAAGCAGCATTTTCATGGCAGGGTTTGTTGTTCCTTTAAGCCTTAAGCGAGGTAGGTCTTGAGCTTCTGCGTTATGGCTCTGCAGCAGATCGGACACTTGGTGAGCGACTCGGAACACTGCTTGCAAGTGACCAGGTGAACGCATGGTAGGAAGACGATGCAGATATCTCTGTCCATACAGATTTTGCACTGTTTTTCCATCTGCAGCTTCCGCAGTTTCTCCAGTGGGTCCtcatctgaaagaaaaaggttaaataaataaatatacacacacacatacacattagCACCCTTGTGCAAGATTATTTTCATACAGCAACTATTACTTTATCTCCATGTGACTAAAAGGCAAAACATAAATCTGTACATTATATTCCATTTGTGTACGTGGGgctttttttactttgactgGAGAAACACTAATAtcacatgacaaaaaaaaccaacctgcAGCCATTAACAAGTAATTAACTATCAGATCCAATTAAAAAGCATATCATGTCTAAATGACAGGGGTTTCAGATTAAAGCTGATGCCATTTAAACGTTTCCTCATCCTGTATTTCTGCTAAAAACATGCCTCATCACACACATGGGACGTGTCGCTACCTTACCTGGCATTTCACTTTCCGCCGTGTTGGACAAACAGTCCTCCACGAGCGCTTCCACGTTGGAGAAACCGGAGCCCGTCCTGTCAATTTTCTGCAAGATGGACCTCTCCACCATGCTGGGCTCAATACCAATCTCTATGGCTTTCCGAGCCATTTCTGACTGAGACTGAGGTATCCCTGAAAACGATCGAgaggcaaaatatttcagtttacaTCTCAGACTTTTAGCCAGTTACATGTGCTCAAtttgaaaatttgattttttttccccctctaatCAAAAGTAACTATTAAAATATATGAACATTTACCATTTCCATTGCCTGATGGTCCATTCTGTTGACTCGGATTCTGGAAGTAGAACAGGGTCCCAGTTATTTTCAGCatgttaaataaactaaatgtagctGTCATTACTACTGACAAACACTTGGGTTCACATTGACTTCCACAAACcttaaaaaaccaaaagttaaGTATTTTATCTTGCCCACACAACATAAAGCACATCAAAAAGCCATCTTTAACACTGCATTGTGTGCAAAAGGAGACAATCAAGAGCAAAATCAATGAGTTCACACACAGCAAAATAACctaattgattttaaaaactattttagctGGTTCAGACTGTAACTTAACATAGCTAAAATTTACTAAAGGTTGAGTAAAGGATGTTGTCGTTTTTGATCTTTATTCTAATACATGTAATCCCAGGTCTTTGTTTTAGTCCTAATTGCTCACAGGAGCCACACAAAGGCACGTCATTAGAAACCAGATTAAACACGATTCAAACCTACAAATCTGGTTGTTCAAAGTTACTGACCTAGTTGGAGAGATCTGTTTCTTTGCTTGttatgtttaaaagaaaaatcggATTGGCAGACAAAATTACTGGCTATGGTTTGTCATGTAATCAGAAAACACATGAATAATGCTTACAGCACTGCTACGTGGACATTGTTGGAGCTGGACGTTGTTGATGAATTCTATTCCTTTTTCTTCTAACAAGAAGTTGCATCTATAGTGAAACAAAAATGCCCAAGTTATGGGTTTTGCACAAAGGCATTACAGCAACAGAAACGTGTGCATGTGCGGTGACTAAATATTGAGAAGAACAAGCAGGTGTGGTCGCTCTTACCCTGGGTAGAACTTGGCATGTTCCTCCCAGGGGTCTTCCTCAGGCTGCCAACCTTTCAAACCTCCTCCACAGCGAAAACACTTCACCTTATCACCGACCCCTTTAAAGACACAATTTGAACATCTAAATTCACCACTACACCAACATATGAGAAAACAATCACGCAGATTTGAAATGCTGtgcaacgtttttttttttttttacattttttgttttcttttatgttgtaCCTGTGCTGTAGAAGCCTGCTCTGGCAAGACTCTCATGGTCAACGGGGTGATGAAGACCAGCAAAGCTGCCGAGCCTGCCCTCGAAACTCTCCATCCAGTCGTGAGCATTCGTATTTTGGCTGGATTCTCTCTCCTGCTCGTCCTCCTGGAGTGGCACATTGCCCATGTTGTGCCCAAGGATGAAAAAGCACCTGGGGAAATGCGTGGCGTGCTCTTCCCAAGCGACGTCTTCGGCCTCCCAGCCATTCAGTCGGCCGCCGCAGCAGAAACACTGCACGTGGTCGCCCTCCTCCAAGTAGTAGAAGCCGGCCTGAGCCAGGTCCCTGGGCCTCATGGGAGAACTAAGGGGCCACAAGGAAAAGCTCCGCAGGCGGGCTTCCTCGCTCTTCATGTGAGGGGCCATGGGGTAGGGCGTCTCATCAACCACAGCTCCGGTTGACAGGCGGTACTGCATGTCTTCTGCAGCTTCGTCGTAGGTGGAACCATTAGTCAGGGAGGTGCCAAGACACGGGTTAAAACTGGGTCGGTGGCAGCACTTGAGAAACGTGCACGTTGGAGAAACCTGTAGCAAGAAGGGAAGATGTGCTCAGTTATTTAACGCAGAACAGCAACTAAAATATGACCTTTGATttattctctctctttttttttttaacttgacatATATTTACCTCCTTGTGCCTTTCTACTGGCGTGTCCCCGCTGCACCAGTTGTCTACCGTCTTCTggcagctgaagcagcagacACGGTCCCCGTTGCCAGTGAAGTAGAAGCCGGCCCTGGCCAGTCGGTCGGCGGGAACTTGCCGAGCCAGGTTGGAGCCATGGAACGAGCTCAGCCGGTTGTTCAGCTTGGAAAAATCAAGCTCGCAGTCCGATTCCA carries:
- the LOC108237932 gene encoding E3 ubiquitin-protein ligase XIAP; its protein translation is MCELKQDGYLESDCELDFSKLNNRLSSFHGSNLARQVPADRLARAGFYFTGNGDRVCCFSCQKTVDNWCSGDTPVERHKEVSPTCTFLKCCHRPSFNPCLGTSLTNGSTYDEAAEDMQYRLSTGAVVDETPYPMAPHMKSEEARLRSFSLWPLSSPMRPRDLAQAGFYYLEEGDHVQCFCCGGRLNGWEAEDVAWEEHATHFPRCFFILGHNMGNVPLQEDEQERESSQNTNAHDWMESFEGRLGSFAGLHHPVDHESLARAGFYSTGVGDKVKCFRCGGGLKGWQPEEDPWEEHAKFYPGCNFLLEEKGIEFINNVQLQQCPRSSANPSQQNGPSGNGNGIPQSQSEMARKAIEIGIEPSMVERSILQKIDRTGSGFSNVEALVEDCLSNTAESEMPDEDPLEKLRKLQMEKQCKICMDRDICIVFLPCVHLVTCKQCSESLTKCPICCRAITQKLKTYLA